The sequence below is a genomic window from Escherichia marmotae.
AGTTAAACAGCCGCTTTACCTTTGCCGGTTATCGGTTTTCCGAAGAAAACTACATGACGATGAGCGAATATCTCGATGCGCTGCATGATGACAACGTCCGTGCAGGCCACGATAAAGAGATGTACACCGTCAGCTATAGCCAGAATTTTAGCGACCCCGCGCTCAACGTTTACCTGACCTGGAACCGCCGGACATATTGGGACAGAGGAGACCAGAACAACTACAACCTCATGGTCTCTCACTATTTTGATATCGGTTCAATGAAGAATATGAGCCTCTCTCTGACCGCTTATCGCAGTGAATATGACAATGAATCCGACGATGGTGTCTATGTTTCACTGATGATCCCCTGGGGCAACGATAAGTCCATCAGCTACAACGGCATGTTTAGCGACGACGACAATTCCAGCCAGGTCAGTTATTACCAGCGCCTGAACGATCGCAGCAACTATCAATTAAGTCTGGGCCAGTCCGGCAATAACACCCGGGCTGAAGGGTTCTACAGCCATGAAGGGAGTTATGCGGACGTGGACGTCAGCGCAAACTATCAGGAAGGCGATTACACCTCTGCGGGCCTGACGATGCGTGGCGGCGCAACGTTAACCGCAAAAGGTGGGGCATTGCACCGCACGAATCTCTCTGGCGGCAGCCGTATTCTGGTCGATACCGGCGGCGTCGCTGATGTCCCCATCGGCGGCTACAACTCTCCGGTCTATTCCAATAGGTTCGGTAAGGCCGTTCTGACGGACGTCAGTGACTATTATCGCAACAAAATTCGCATTGATATCAATCAATTGCCTGAAAATGCCGAGGCAACGCAATCCACTGTGCAGGCCACTCTTACTGAAGGAGCGATTGGCTATCGCGAATTTGGCGTGATCAGCGGTGAAAAAGCGATGGCCGTTCTGCGCATGGAAAATGGCGACTATCCCCCCTTTGGCGCGGAAGTTAAAAACAGCCACCAGCAGCAAATCGGCTTGGTTGATGACGACGGGCATGTCTATCTCGCTGGCGTAAAAGCGGGTGAAAACTTACAGGTTTACTGGTCAGACGAAAAACAGTGTGACGTCTCATTGCCTGACCCGTTACCGAAAAACCTATTTAGTGGTTTGTTATTGCCGTGTCAGTTAGCCAACCCGGATAAACCGCGCCCTGCCATGGAGATAAAACCGATTATCCAGGAGCAGACACAGCGCATTACGCCGTCGGCTAAACCAGAAGCATTATCAGACAACGCCTATTAATTATTCAGGAACAGGGAACATGGTAAATAACAACATTTACGCACCAGGGATGTGGAAGACGAATATTTCTTGTCTGAGCGCAATTCTCTTTTTTACCTCCTGCGCGCAGGCCGCCATTGCGCCAGACCGCACGCGTCTGGTCTATAAAGGCGGCGAGAAATCGATCAGCGTGACGCTCAAAAATGACAGCCAAACCCTGCCCTATTTAGCGCAGACGTGGGTTGAAAACGAAAAAGGCGAGAAAATCACCTCGCCACTGGCTGTTCTGCCGCCCGTGCAGCGCATTGAGGCGAAAACGGAAGGGCAGGTCAAAGTGCAGGGGATGCCTGACATTAGCACCTTAGCGCAGGATAAAGAGACGCTGTTTTACTTTAATGTGCGAGAAATTCCGCCGAAAAGCGATAAACCCAATTCGCTGCAAATTGCGCTGCAAACGCGTATCAAACTGTTCTATCGCCCCGCCGCGCTAGCCAAAAAGGTCGATCCTGAGCATCCCTGGCAACATCAGGTCACTCTGAGTCGCCAGGGAGATCATTACCTGGTCAAAAACCCAACCAGTTATTACGTCATTATCAGCTCCGCCAGCACACAGAAAGGCGGTCAGCCCATCACAGGCTTTGAACCGCTGGTGATGCCTCCCGCAACCAGTCAGGAGATGAAAGGCCGCGCATCCGATCTGGGAAGTGCGCCGGTACTGACGTATGTCAACGACTACGGCGGACGACTGCCTCTCTATTTCCAGTGCAGCGGCGCAGAGTGCCATGTCGATGACGCCAGAAGCAGTAAAGGATAATTCGGAGGCTTAATGAGAAGGCGAAACAGTGCCCCACTTTCACTGTCATTGAGCGCTCTGATGCTACTGAGTGCATCGGTATGTGCAGGGAATAAAAGCGTAAAAATGACGTTACGTATCGCCGTCGACGCACCGCCACCTTGTACCGTCACCGGCGGAACGGTGAACTTTAACGATGTGCTCACCACCAAAATCGACGGCACAAACTATACCCAAACGGTGGGTTACAGCCTGAATTGTGATAAGCGAATTGTGGATGCACTGAAAATGCAGTTGCAGGGTACGGTTGTCACCATCAACGGCGAGTCGGTACTGAAAACGAATGTGGATGGGCTGGGAATACGGGTCCGTACGGTGAATGAACATACCCTCCTCGAGCCAGGGAGCACATCCTGGTTCCATTTTAATTTTTCAGGCAGCGGCCCGGCGCTGGAAGCAACGCCAGTAAAAAATTCAGCGACAACGCTCAGTTCAGGCGACTTTACCGCAGGGGCGACACTGGTGGTGGATTATCAATGAAAACAATCGGATGCGCGATACTTTTAGCCGCATGCAGCCTGTGTCATGCCGATAATCTGACCTTTATTGGCCACCTGGTGACGCCGCCTGTTTGCACCATCAGCAACAACGCCAGAATAGACGTCAATTTCCGTGATGTGATCATCACGCGAATCGATGGCAACAATTACAGGCAGCCGCTGGAGTACAAAATTACCTGCGACTCAAGCGTCCGCGATAATTCGATGGCAATGACCCTGACGCTAACAGGAGATGTCGTGGACTTTGACGACGCCGCCATCAAAACCAATACCGACGGATTAGGGATCAAAATCTGGGAAAACAGTAAGCCCTTTAAGCCCGGCAGCACCATTACTGTCGATGAGGCAAATTTGCCCGTTCTGGAAGCCGCACCCGTAAAAAGCGTCAGCGCAAACCTCAGCGAACAGAATTTCGAGGCTTGGGCGACGCTACGCGTGGATTACCAATAACAGCAGGGAGCAAAATGATGAAACGAATAGTATCGATGCTGTCGCTGTGCGGGATGTTAGCGGCGTCGGCTCATGCGGCGAACAACGTCCACTTCACGGGTAACCTGCTGGCGGGTTCCTGTTCGCCGGTCATTGTCGGAACCGCGATGGAAGAAATCATCTTTCCGCCTGCGGATGCGGCAGATTTACAGGCCAGCGGGCAGTCGGCGCGCGTGCCGGTGACGCTGAAACTGGCGAACTGTGAAAGTTCGCTACAAAACGTCAAGGTGACATTTTCCGGCACTGAAGACCCACTGTTGGCGGCGGGTTTCCTCGCGCTCACCCCGGGCTCACGCGCCAGCGGGGTCGGTATTGGGATTGAAACAAGTAACGGAACCGCCGTACCGGTTAATAGCACTGCGGGGGTGACATTCCCGCTTACCGCCCCGAATACCACGCTTAATTTCAATGCCTGGCTTCAGGTTGAACCCGGCGTCACGATTGTACCAGGCGAGTTCTCCGCCAGTATGACCGCCACTTTTGAGTATTTCTGATATGAAAAAAATATCTTCGTTTTTACTCTTTTTGTTATTAGCGATAGGATTTGCTAACAGCAGCATGGCCAAACCTAATCTCAAAGTCTCCTTCAACAGCCAGACGTTATATTATGGCATGGACGACGGCAGTCGCATCGGTCTGGTACTCCATATGACCATCCTGACACCAAATGGTCTGTTTACCGGTGAACTGAGACAATCCTCACTTGTGGCAGGTATCCCCTATCACCTGACCACCTGGAACCTCACCAGCGGGCCGGGCCCTCTTCCGCCGAATCCTACGATTACCATAACTGATTATGATAATACCAACGTCGATAAAGATCTTTGCGGCCCAATGCCGGATGGGTGGAATTGCGCCTGGTATAAAATTAACGTTGATACGGGTACAGACTCCTACGGCTGCCCATGGATAGCGAATATCTGGGCAACATCAGCAGGCATACACGGTATCTATAACGGCCCAGTCTCCCATGGTTCCATCTGCCCCACCGTTCCTGTGGCGTCATTTGATATTTCCTGGAGTAAAGATCGCGTCCAGAATGACATGTTACTCAAAATCGCTTCAACGGGGGGCGTCGTTCATGCCAACCTGCCGACCTATCTGATGGAAAGCGGCAAATTGTGTGATGGTAACCTGAATGATGCGCGTGGCAGCTACTGTCGTTATGTCAGTGAGATGACCAAATTAACGAGCCAGGGATGCACAAATGTCGAGGGTGGCAACAGTAACGTCACGGCGGTCGTCGCTGACAGTTCGCCTTACGACCAGACGCTAAGTAATATTGCGGTTGAAGTAAATACGGCGGGTACGGGGCAATTTACGACCGAGTGTTATTTTCAGTATCTGATGGAAGAGTTGTAGGTCGGGAATGTCGGGGTGTGATCGCGCTCCGCCCAAACCTGAGAAAGTAATAAGCCCGGTTCAGCCGGGCTAAAAGTATAGCGCTAAAGAATGTGGCGATTCACCTTCACCACCACCTTCTTAATCTCAGCAACGGACTCAACAATACACCCGGGCTTATGCGGTTCTCCCGGCATAAACACGGCGAACATCCCCGGTTTCATGATAATGGTTTGTTCATTCTCAATGGCGTTACAAAGCTGATAATCCTCTTCCACATGCAGCTCTTCGCACGCACGGGCGGAATCCGCGACACCGAAGTTAATCCGTTCTTCGCCACTCAGTAAAAGCTGAATATCAACATATTGCGTATGTAGTTCCGCTTTTTTACTCTCTGCGGGCTGAGTAGAAAATGTCATCACATTCATAAAGATATCATCGCCGCGCAGTTCATAACGACCTGGCGATTTCTCTTGTGGGCAGGCGGTTAACGCCAGCGTTAACGCATCCATCAATACCGGATGCAAACCGGCAGATGGTAATGACTGTACTTCACCCATCATCATAATTTTTCTCCCTGGGCCAACAACGCAGCCCCAAGTAAGCCTGCATCGTGGCGGTAGTGCGCCGCCAGTAACTCAACATGAAATGCCGCTGGCTCCTGCGCCAGATACGTTTCCACCAGCGCCAGATACCCTTCTGCCAACCCGACGCTGCCACCGACCACCACGCACTGGCAATCGGTCGTAGCTTTAACATCGGCAATCAGTCTTGCCAGCGCATGTGCGGAGCGGTGAATCAGTTGCTGTGCATGTTCGTCGCCCTGACCGGCGCGCGTAAAAATGGTTTTCGCATTCGCCCCCGCCAGCTCACCCTGCGCCGCAGCCGCAATGCCACGACCGGAAGCAATCGCTTCCACACAGCCGACACGTCCACAACCGCAGACTGGACCATGAGGATCAGCCAGCGTATGTCCAATATGCCCCGCCAGGCCGCCTGAGCCAGTAAGCAGTTTGCCGTCGCTGACTACCCCACCGCCAACACCAGTGGAAACAGTGATAAACACCATGTCGGTAATATCCCTCTCCTGCGCCTGATACTCTGCCCACGCTGCGGCCTGTGCGTCGTTAATGGCAATCGTCGGCAAGTCGGTAAGCTGTTCCAGCGTTTTGACTAGCGGAAAGTGCAGCAATCCGCCGAGATTATGTGGATTTAGCGCCAGCAGGCTGCCGTTGCGGATTATCCCGGTTGAAGCGATGGCCACCTGCTGCGCATGAGCTTGCAACGGTGCGACTAATGTGGCTAAGGCTTCACGCAATGCTTCCGGTGTCTGGCTGGCAGGCGTGGGGAGTTCACGGCGATCGCGGATCTGCCTGTCAGCACCAATCAGCGCGGCAGCAAGTTTAGTACCGCCGATATCAATCGCCAGTATGGTCATAGCACCGCCTTTTTCATCGCTGTGTTGTACCACTGGCAAATGTGCTCAAGACGCGTAATGGCTGAACCGACTGTCACCGCCCATGCGCCATGACGCATGGCATCTGCCGCCTGCGCTGGCGTGTTGTATCGCCCTTCGGCAATCACCCGACATCCGGCATCGCTCAACGTTTTCACCAGCGCCAGATCAGGCTCTTCCGGGGTTTCAGGCGTGGTATAGCCAGAAAGCGTCGTGCCAATAATCTCAGCACCCAGTTTTTGGCAAGCCAGGCCGTCTTCCGGCGTTGAGCAGTCGGTCATCGCCAGCAATCCGTGATGGTGAATACGTGCCAACAGTGTTTCAACAGGCACCGGACGCGGGCGATCGGTGCCATCAATCGCGATAATGTCCGCGCCCGCCTGTGCCAGCGCATCAACATCTTCAATGTAGGCGGTAATACGTACCGGCGAATCCTCCAGATCGCGTTTCACAATCCCGATAATCGGCACGCTCACTACCGCACGAGTGGCTTTCAGGTTTGCCACTCCTTCTATACGAATAGCAACCGCACCGGCCTGCTCTGCCGCTAATGCCATAGCTGCGATGATTTCGGGTTTATCGAGCGGGCTGTCAGGAACCGGCTGGCAGGAGACAATCAGGCCACCATTAGCGGCGATTTTTTGATCCAGTTGTGCAAGTAACGACATACTTCTTCCCTTCGCGAAAGGCCCGGTTCAGAACCGGGCTACAGGATTAACTTTTGGTTTTGACTAAATCATCTTTGGTGTTGCCAAACGGCACCGCACCGCTGAATGGTTTGCCGTCGATGGAGTCATGAGTACGCAATGCTTCCGGGCGCAACCAGCGCTGAACCCGGGAGGGCATATCCAGACCAATCAGCAGGATCACCACAAACGTCAGGCTGAACGAGAGCGATCCCAGAGCCGTCCCCAGGTCCAGGCGTTGAGCAATCAGCGCACCAATGATCGGTGCCAGTGCACCACCCAATGCACCAACGTTGTAGGTAAAGCCCAGTCCCGCCGCTCGCTGGTCGGTATCAAAATAACCGCCGATCAGTTTCGGCAAGATCCCGGAGATCCCCTGACCAAGCATTTGCTGGAAGAACAGTAACAGACCGAGTACCCAGACGTTTGCACCGCCAATCGCAAATACCGGAATAATCAGCAATTGCGAGGCCAGCAGGCTACAAACGTAGGCTTTGCGCGTTCCCAGCCAGTCACCGAGGAAGCCACCAACGCAGCAGCCAACTGCCGCACCAAAGCCACTAAAGAACAGGACATTGGCGACCGTATGTGGGTCATACGCCAAATCGGTTTTCAGATACGTCGGCAGCAGCGCCTGAATCGGCCATGAGTAAAGGAAAGCAAACAACACAACCACCATCAGCGTCACGCCCGTTGGCCAGCGCTTGCCCGTACTCTGAACCATAAAGCTAATAAAGATCGCAGCACATAACAGCCCGAGAACAGCGACGATTGCGGCATTTTGCAGGTTACCGGCAAAGCAGAACCACAGCGCAGTAGCCGCTGCCAGCGTCATCACAATATTGGCGATGCGATGTTCACCGCGATAAAGAATATCCACCATCGTGCGTACCGGCGCTTTACCTGCGTGCTTCTCTTTCCAGTCTTCCGCTTCCGGGATGTTTTTACGCAGCCAGAGAGCGAAGATGATGGGTAAAATGCCGATAAAGAACAGCGCACGCCAGCCCCAGACCGGAACCACCAGACTGTAAACCTGAGCGGCAACTACAGCCCCCACGGAGAAGCCTGAAATCAGAAAACCACTGGCTTTGTTGCGCAAGTGTTTTGGCCAGCTTTCAATCACATAAGTAGCGCTGGAGCCGTATTCACCCGCCATCCCCATACCGATCACCAGACGCGCGATAAACATAGTGATGTAGCCAGGCGCAAAGCCGCAAGCCAGTGTACCGGCAAAAAAGAGAACAATACTGGTGACCATTGCCAGTCGACGTCCGTAGCGGTCGCCCATAGCGCCAAGCATCAGGCCGCCGAACCAGCGAGAGATGAAGGCTGCGGAGATCAGGCTTGCTGCCTGTACCGTCGTCAGCCCAAACTCACCCTGTACTTCGGTAAGTACCAGGGCAATTAAAACGAAATCAAAACCATCAAGCAGGTATCCCAACCAGGCAGCGGAAAATGCCCGCCATTGTGCACGGTTGAGATGGCGATACCACGGGATATTCTGGATCGTTGTACTCATTGTGAGTCTCCCGCGGTGGGCGATGCCCACACGCTTTGGTATGAAAGTTGTAGGGTACAGATGCGGTTATTTCCCCTCACCCGGTAGGGGCGGGTGAGGGAAAAGAACTCACCCGCGCTCTTGCATCAACTGCTGGGCCAGCGCCTTCAGTTCTGGCAGATATTTTTCATCCACCGGACCAAACGGTTTGCGACACAGCGGCACAGACACCACATCCATATAGTGCAGAACGGTTTTCAGACCGCGGAATACGCCCGTTTTAATCAGTAAATCAATGACTTTATTACATTCGGTTTGCAGTTTCTGCGCGGTCTGGATATCCCCTTCTTTCAGCGCCTTCACGATACCCTGATAACGCCATCCCATAATGTTGTAAGTACTGCCAATACCACCGTCTGCGCCCGCCAGCAGGCCGGAGGCGAAGATTTCGTCGTAACCGTTATAGAGCACCAGATCCGGATGTTCGCGACGGATCTGTTCCATCTGATAGAGATCGCCAGAGGTCTGTTTCAACGCCCCTACGCCTGGCAGCGTAACCAGGGTGTTGATCTGATCCAGACTCAGTTTTACACCGCTCAGTGCCGGAATGTTGTACACCACCATCGGCAAACCATCCGCCGAATCAATGATTGCCCGGTAGTGATCGCAGTGTTCTTCAAAGCTGAAAGGATAGTAGAACGGCGTGACCGCAGAGACAGCATCAAAGTCATAACGTTTAGCAGATGCCGCAAGTTGCTGGCTTTCCGCAGTGCTGACGCAACCTACGTGAGCGATAAGTTTAATCTTGCCTTTTGCTTCTTCAGCGACAATCTCCAGTACCTGTTCACGCTCGGAAAGGCTCTGCACAAAGGCTTCACCGGTTGAACCACCTACGTACAGGCCGTCGATGCCCTGCTGAATATTGAACTGAACCAGGCGGCGCAGACTCGCTTTATCCAGCGCTTGTTGTTGGTCAAAAGGAGTCAGGAGTGCGGCCATTACGCCACGTAAATTCGTTGCCATAAATACCTCTGAAGTGATGCTTGCCTGTTAAAAACGATATACCTTTATACCTGTTATACCAGATCAAATAAGCAACACATCATACAGAACGCTTATAATGCGATCTGCTTCACTAAAGTGGCATTATTTCTTTTTGTTTGCGGTCTGCCCGAAGGCGTGCCAGGTGGCAGAGACGCTGTTGAGATGCGATTGCAATGCGCGATCGGCTTCGTCGGGATCGTGACGCCGGATCGCATCAACGATCGCAATATGTTGCTGATAACTAACGTTGTTATGTTCGTGTAGCGCCTGGTCAGCTACTGTCGGACGAGCTGCGATCAGCCAGTCAAGCAGAGCAACGTGGATCGCCATAAAGATCGGGTTGCCAGGGATCTCCGCCAGTACGCGGTGGAAATCAACGTCTGAACGAATGAACGCAGCGTTGTTATCCAGAGATTGACTGTTGATTTCCAGTGCTTTTGCCAACAAATCGATTTGTTCATCGGTGGCATGTTCAGCCGCATAACGCACCAGGCTGGACTCAAAGAATAGACGTAGTTGTTCGAAATGGGCTATCCCACCAGGATGGGAAAGGAAATCTTTCGCCATACCGGATAGCTCACCAATGATGGTATCCGCGGAAGGACGCGAGACGCGAGCGCGTTCGCCGTTATTAATTTGTACCAAACCTTTGCGCTTTAACGCCGCCAGCGCTTCACGCACCGAAGGACGCCCAACGTTAAAGAACGCCATAAGTTCGCGTTCAGACGGCAGTTGCTCACCTTCGCCAAATTCGCGACGGCGGATCATCTGCTCCAGCTCTTCTTCCACCATTTCGGAGAGTTTTTTACGCGCCAGCGGACGACGACGCAAGTTACGACCGATAGTAGCCGGAGAATCTTCTGCTTGCGGATCAAATGCGTTCATAGGGCTCTTCTGGGAAAATATGTTGACGGATAATAGCGAAGTTATCGTAACACAGTATTAAAATCAGGCGAAAAGAAGGTAGATAGCAAAACAGGCCACATGGGCCTGTTTATCATTTATTTCACAACCCGCAATGCCGGGCGACCACCGCGGGGGGGCTGCGGAGGTTCATCGTCAGGATGATGGTCATCATCGTGATCTGGCTTATCGCCGTCAATAACCGACATAACGGTTTCATTATCTGCCGATGCTTCATCATCATTCATAATGCTGGCATCTTCGTCGTAGGCAGCTTCAGGCTCGAACATCGTTCCTGCGCCATTTTCGCGGGCGTAGATAGCCAGCACGGCAGCCAGCGGTACTGAAACCTGGCGCGGAATGCCACCAAAGCGCGCGTTAAAGCGCACTTCATCATTCGCCAGTTCCAGATTACCAACTGCACGCGGCGCAATATTGAGTACGATTTGCCCGTCACGCGCATATTCCATAGGAACCTGCACGCCAGGGAGCGTCACATCCACCACCAAGTGCGGCGTGAGCTGGTTATCCAGCAACCACTCATAGAATGCACGCAGCAGATAGGGACGACGTGGTGTTAGCTGTGACAAATCCATACAGATTAACTCCGGCCCAGACGCATTTCACGTTCTGCTTCAGTTAAAGAAGCAAGGAAAGAGTCACGCTCAAAGACACGAGTCATATAGCCTTTCAGCTCTTTCGCACCCGGGCCGCTGAACTCGATGCCCAGTTGCGGCAGACGCCACAGCAGCGGAGCAAGGTAGCAATCGACCAGGCTGAACTCATCGCTCAGGAAGTACGGTTTCTGACCGAAGACCGGCGCGATGGCCAGCAGTTCTTCGCGCAGTTGCTTACGTGCGGCATCCGCTTCAGAGGCTGAACCGTTGATGATGGTGTTCATCAGCGTGTACCAGTCTTTTTCGATGCGGTGCATGTACAGACGGCTTTCACCGCGAGCTACCGGGTAAACAGGCATCAGTGGCGGATGCGGGAAACGCTCATCCAGGTATTCCATAATGATGCGAGATTCCCACAGGGTCAGCTCACGATCCACCAGGGTCGGAACGCTCTGATTCGGGTTGAGGTCAATCAGATCCTGAGGCGGATTGTCCTTTTCCACGTGTTCGATCTCGAAACTTACACCTTTCTCAGCCAGCACAATGCGGACCTGATGGCTATAGATGTCAGTAGGACCGGAAAACAGCGTCATTACCGAACGTTTGTTGGCAGCGACAGCCATGAAAACCTCCAGGTATAGTCAGAATTTTTACTGCTACCAGCCACCAAGTGGCCGGTCAGAAGTTATGTTACCCAATGAGGAATTGCCTTCACTGTTCGAAAATCAAACAAAAAATGAGCAATACTCGACATTTGGGCAGAAAATTGGATGATAGTTTACCAGATTTTGCGACCTTTGTGGTAAGTCGATGCCGGAAATGGGGAAAAAGAGATGTTTCTTAGTCTGAAATGGTTGACTTAATCCCTTATCAGCGATGTTGTTTTTGCCTTTACCACCTGTTGGGTGGCAGTAAAAAGCACGTTTTCTGTTTTTACACAGATTCAGACTTAAGCTATAAAAAAACCCGCCGGAGCGGGTTTTTTCGCAAATTGTATTCTGCCGAAGCAGAAAGCAATTAACGTTTGGAGAACTGCGGACGACGACGTGCTTTACGCAGACCGACTTTCTTACGTTCAACCTGACGAGCGTCACGAGTAACGAAGCCAGCTTTACGCAGTTCAGAACGCAGGGACTCGTCGTACTCCATCAGAGCGCGGGTGATACCGTGACGGATCGCACCAGCCTGACCAGAGATACCACCACCTTTAACGGTGATGTACAGATCCAGTTTCTCAACCATGTCGACCAGTTCCAGCGGCTGACGAACTACCATGCGGGCAGTTTCACGACCGAAGTACTGTTCCAGAGAACGTTGGTTGATAACGATTTTGCCGTTGCCCGGTTTGATGAAAACGCGAGCTGCGGAACTTTTGCGGCGACCAGTGCCGTAGTATTGATTTTCAGCCATTGCCTATAATCCCGATTAGATGTCAAGAACTTGCGGTTGCTGTGCCGCGTGGTTGTGCTCGTTACCCGCGTAAACTTTCAGTTTACGGAACATAGCACGACCCAGCGGGCCTTTTGGCAACATGCCTTTAACCGCGATTTCAATCACACGCTCAGGACGGCGAGCAATCATCTCTTCAAAGGTCGCTTGTTTGATACCACCGATGTGACCGGTGTGGTGATAGTACACTTTGTCAGTACGCTTGTTGCCGGTTACAGCAACTTTGTCAGCGTTCAGAACGATGATGTAATCACCAGTATCTACGTGCGGAGTGTATTCCGCTTTATGCTTACCGCGCAGGCGCAGAGCCAGTTCGGAAGCCAGACGGCCCAGAGTTTTACCGGTCGCGTCAACAACATACCAGTCGCGTTTTACGGTTTCTGGTTTAGCTGTAAAAGTTTTCATTAAAAGCTTACCCAATAAATAGTTACACGTTGGTGAACACCCAAACGTCTTCAATTGTTGAGGTTCACACGACAAAGTCCGGCAAACCTACCCCTTCGAATAGCCTATGCCAGCACACAAAAAGTTTTGGGAAAAAAACTTTCT
It includes:
- the sspB gene encoding ClpXP protease specificity-enhancing factor — encoded protein: MDLSQLTPRRPYLLRAFYEWLLDNQLTPHLVVDVTLPGVQVPMEYARDGQIVLNIAPRAVGNLELANDEVRFNARFGGIPRQVSVPLAAVLAIYARENGAGTMFEPEAAYDEDASIMNDDEASADNETVMSVIDGDKPDHDDDHHPDDEPPQPPRGGRPALRVVK
- the sspA gene encoding stringent starvation protein SspA, whose protein sequence is MAVAANKRSVMTLFSGPTDIYSHQVRIVLAEKGVSFEIEHVEKDNPPQDLIDLNPNQSVPTLVDRELTLWESRIIMEYLDERFPHPPLMPVYPVARGESRLYMHRIEKDWYTLMNTIINGSASEADAARKQLREELLAIAPVFGQKPYFLSDEFSLVDCYLAPLLWRLPQLGIEFSGPGAKELKGYMTRVFERDSFLASLTEAEREMRLGRS
- the rpsI gene encoding 30S ribosomal protein S9, whose protein sequence is MAENQYYGTGRRKSSAARVFIKPGNGKIVINQRSLEQYFGRETARMVVRQPLELVDMVEKLDLYITVKGGGISGQAGAIRHGITRALMEYDESLRSELRKAGFVTRDARQVERKKVGLRKARRRPQFSKR
- the rplM gene encoding 50S ribosomal protein L13 produces the protein MKTFTAKPETVKRDWYVVDATGKTLGRLASELALRLRGKHKAEYTPHVDTGDYIIVLNADKVAVTGNKRTDKVYYHHTGHIGGIKQATFEEMIARRPERVIEIAVKGMLPKGPLGRAMFRKLKVYAGNEHNHAAQQPQVLDI